One genomic segment of Oncorhynchus kisutch isolate 150728-3 linkage group LG15, Okis_V2, whole genome shotgun sequence includes these proteins:
- the mre11a gene encoding double-strand break repair protein MRE11 isoform X2: MGDTPILFDVLSDQAVNFSNSKFPWVNYQDENLNISIPVFSVHGNHDDPTGADGLCALDLLSSAGLVNHFGRSQSVERIEISPVLLQKGSTKLALYGIGSIPDERLYRMFVNNQVTMLRPKEDQDQWFNLFTIHQNRSKHGATNYIPEQFLDDFLDLVVWGHEHECLINPSRNEQRLFYVTQPGSSVATSLSPGEAVKKHIGLLRVKGRKMNLQKIPLHTVRQFFIQDLVLSEHPDLFNPDMPKVNQRVEAFCQEKVEAMIEEAERDRLGNPLTPEKPLIRLRVDYSGGFEAFNATRFSQKFVEQVANPKDVVHFIRQKEYKAKVKGEEGVDFGQLLSHSSTEGLRVEDLVKEYFLTAEKTVQLSLLTEQGMGKAVQEYVDKEEKDAIEELIRYQLEKTQRHLQQRGVLTEEEIDQEIRRFRESKKNTAEEDEEVQVALNRAKAHRIERGEDLDLSDEPDVSMDSDEDSAPPPPTRGRGRGGRGRGRGQTTARRGRGAAEPKPAGRARSQKASVVNPTQGRNIMDAFLAPPQRPSRGAVAAKSYTDEITIDDDDSDDVSFVKPASRPTPASRPTQRTTSSSSSSRRGSQSQSQSYRGVTFDDDDDEEDFDPFKGSSRSGRR; this comes from the exons GATGTCCTCAGTGACCAGGCTGTCAACTTCAGCAACAGCAA GTTTCCGTGGGTGAACTACCAGGATGAGAACCTGAACATCTCCATCCCCGTGTTCAGCGTGCACGGTAACCATGACGATCCTACAGGG GCGGATGGTCTGTGTGCGTTGGATCTCCTGAGCTCTGCCGGACTTGTCAATCATTTTGGCCGCAGCCAATCAGTAGAGAGGATAGAGATTAGTCCCGTCCTCCTGCAGAAAGGCAGCACTAAGTTAGCCCTGTACGGCATTGGCTCTATTCCTGATGAGCGCCTCTACAGGATGTTTGTTAACAACCAGGTGACCATGCTCCGCCCCAAAGAAGACCAGGACCAATGGTTCAACCTCTTCACCATCCaccagaacag gagtAAGCATGGGGCCACCAACTACATCCCAGAGCAGTTTCTGGATGACTTTCTGGACCTGGTAGTGTGGGGTCATGAACATGAGTGTCTGATAAACCCCAGCAGGAACGAACAGCGGTTGTTCTATGTCACCCAGCCTGGTAGCTCTGTTGCCACATCACTGTCCCCCGGAGAGGCCGTCAAGAA gcacaTAGGTCTGCTGAGGGTGAAGGGGCGTAAGATGAACCTCCAGAAGATCCCATTGCACACGGTGCGTCAGTTCTTCATCCAGGACCTGGTCCTCTCAGAGCACCCTGACCTCTTCAACCCTGACATGCCCAAGGTCAACCAGAGGGTAGAGGCCTTCTGCCAGGAGAAG GTGGAAGCGATGATTGAGGAAGCAGAGCGAGATCGACTAGGAAACCCCCTTACCCCTGAGAAACCCCTCATACGCCTCAGA gtGGACTACAGCGGTGGTTTTGAGGCCTTCAATGCCACTCGTTTCAGTCAGAAGTTTGTAGAGCAGGTTGCAAACCCCAAAGACGTTGTTCACTTCATCAGACAGAAGGAGTACAAGGCCAAAGttaaag GCGAAGAGGGTGTTGACTTTGGGCAGCTCCTGAGTCACTCCTCAACTGAGGGTCTGAGGGTGGAGGACCTCGTTAAAGAGTACTTCCTGACAGCAGAAAAG aCAGTGCAGCTCTCCCTGCTGACGGAGCAGGGCATGGGGAAGGCGGTGCAGGAGTATGTGGACAAGGAGGAGAAGGATGCCATCGAGGAACTGATCAGATACCAGCTGGAGAAAACCCAGAGACACCTGCAGCAGAGAGGAGTACTGACAGAGGAGGAGATTGACCAGGAG ATTCGCCGTTTCAGAGAATCTAAGAAAAACACtgcagaggaggatgaagaggttCAGGTG GCCCTCAACAGAGCTAAAGCTCACCGCATAGAGCGAGGCGAAGACCTGGACCTATCAGATGAGCCTGATGTTTCCATGGATTCGGACGAGGACTCTGCCCCACCTCCCCCCACCAGGGGCAGGGGGCGGGGTGgcaggggaagggggaggggccaAACCACAGCCAGGAGAGGAAGAG GTGCAGCAGAGCCAAAGCCAGCAGGTCGGGCCCGTTCTCAGAAGGCCTCAGTGGTCAACCCCACCCAGGGCAGAAACATCATGGATG CGTTCCTGGCGCCACCTCAGCGCCCATCCAGAGGGGCGGTGGCGGCTAAATCTTACACAGATGAG ATAACCATTGATGATGATGACTCTGACGATGTTTCCTTTGTGAAGCCTGCATCAAGACCAACACCTGCATCACGACCAACACAGAG GacgacctcctcttcctcctccagtaGGCGGGGCTCCCAGAGTCAGAGCCAATCATACAGAGGAGTGACATTTGATGACGACGATGATGAG gaggACTTTGACCCGTTTAAAGGCTCCAGTAGGAGTGGCCGGCGATAG